Genomic segment of Fibrobacter sp. UWEL:
GTGTGATTACAGTGGGCGAGGACCCTTATGGAATTATTGAGAACGAACGGATTACTCAGCCTTTCCTGGTGGCAGATAATGGTCAGACCGTTCAGCAAATTGGCGACTCCTTGGGTGTTCAGGGGAGCCTGGTGGATTTCGATATGGCAAAGATCATGATGGAAGAGTCGCAGAATGCGGTAAATGCTTTTGACGCCTTTGTTGAATCTAGACTGGGTAGTACTACAACTTATGACACCGCCATCACTTCCATTAGCGCCGATGAGGCCTTGGTAATGGTTTTCTCTGATATTCGCACCGGCGTGGTAGGGGAAAACTTTAATTTCAGTACTGCTACTGTGACGGCCATTATGGATGGATCCATTACGGAATTGAATTACTCAACCATGATTCCTGCAGAGGAACAGGAAATAATTTCTAGACTGGTTCAGAATAATATTGACGCCAATACGGATACCGTCATTACAGTGAGCAATATTTCCACCGTGACCCAGTCCGATATTTTTGAACAGGTGAGATCAGGTGCCCTGGATAAGGATTTGGCTGCTGCAGGTGTGAACCAGATTCTGGTAAATGCCATTAAGAATGGTGAGGTAGATGAATTCAATATTGAGTCATACCGAAATGGTTCTAAATCCTTGGTTTCCGACGATGCTGTTTTTCTTGTCTATCATACTTATTACTATACCCAACTTGGTAACTATGTGGGTGGTACTTCTGGCCGCATTAAGTGTTCCGATCCCTCTGTGTATGGAGAGCGTGGCTGCTTGGAAAACAAAGGCAGGCTGTTCCTGGCTTGGAACATGCGTTCGGATGATGGTCGTCTTGTGGGAACAGGGGCCTATATCTCCCGACTAGAACTGAAAATAGTGATGAACGGAAAGACTATCTTGCGCCAATCCGATGACACGATTATTGGCGTACGTAGAGGGAAGGACATTAAATAATCCTTGACATATACTGCACAAAAGTGTATTTTTGTGCAGTATGAATAAGTTGGATGCAGAACAGCGGGAAGCTGTAGAAAATACCGAAGGTTTTGTTCGTGTGATTGCAGGTGCGGGGTCCGGAAAGACTCGTACCTTGACTCAGCGCTACCTCTACCTGGCCAAGGAGCTGGGAATTTCTCCATCCAACATTCTCTGCGTCACCTTTACCAACAAGGCTGCGGGCGAAATGAAGAGCCGTATCCGCACTATGCTGAAGGGTGACGATTCCGGCTACATTTCTACTTTCCATGGCTTTTGCGTTCAGTTCCTGCGAGAGGATATTCATGTCCTGAATTATCCCAAGGAATTCATGATCCTGGATGAAGATGACCAGAAGGCTTTGCTGAAAAAGTCCTACGCCGAGCTGGGCCTGCATCTAAATGACCTGAAGATCAGTAGCGTCATGGATTTTATTGGCGGTCGCAAGGCCAACGAGACGGATTACGTTTCCCTCTTTGCGGAAAAGAACGGGGAGGACTTGCTGGAACTGATTGAGTCTGCGCCCGACAAGTGGCATAAGGTTTATTACCGCTATCTTTACGAACAGCGCAAAAACTTTGCCCTGGATTTTGATGACCTGATTTTAGTGACGCTTTATATCTTGAAGCGTTTCCCGGAAAAGCTGGAGAAGTGGTCCAAACGCATGATGTATATCATGGTGGATGAATTTCAGGATATTGACGGTCAGCAGTATCAATTGGCGGAACTGTTAAGCAGCTACCATAAGAATCTATTTGTGGTGGGGGATCCGGACCAGACCATTTATACTTGGCGTGGTGCCGATGTGAATCGTATCCTGGATTTTGACCGCCATCATGAGGGTTGCAAGACCATTCTCTTGCAGAACAACTACCGTTCTACGCCCAGCATTTTGAAAGTTCCTGATTCCGTCATCAAGAATAACGAGTTCCGTATTGAAAAGGTGCTGCGCCCCATGCGCTCGGGCGGCAAGACTCCTGTTTTCTATCACGCCAAGAATACTCGCAAAGAGGCTGAATGGATCGTTGAACGCATCCAGCAGGCGGTGGAAAATGGGGTGGATTACAAAGACATTGCGGTTTTGTACCGCATGCATTCCCAGTCTCGTTCCGTGGAAGAAGCCTTGATGAGTAAGGAGATTCCCTATAAGGTTTATAGCGGGATTGGCTTCTATCAGCGTCAGGAAGTGAAGGATGTGCTTTGCTACCTGCGTATATTGGTGTATGGCGATGACTTAAGCTTTATGCGTGTGGTAAATACGCCCAAGCGTATGTTTGGCCCCAAGAAGCAGGCTATCCTCCAGAATTATGCTGCCAGTCGCGGGCTTAATCTCTACGACGCCCTATTAGAAATTTATGTGGCTGCTGCCGCCGAAGATGCCGCGGTAGAAAACGAAACGGTCAAGCCTGATCTGGATTGTTCCGCCTTTATGTCCCGTACGAAAGTCGGGGAGTTTGTCCAGCTGATTGAAAAGTACCGTAGCGCCTATAAGGATATGGCTGTAAGCGATGTCTTGACCAAGATGCTTCGTGAATCGGGCTACGAGGAAATGCTCCGCCTGGATGGGGACGATGATCGCCTCAGCAATCTGGCAGAATTAAAGCAGGGCGTCATGGAATTCGAGAAGAACTTCGAGGAAGACGCTACTCTGGATGAGTACCTGCAAAATATCGTGCTGTTCACTAACGCGGATGTGGATTCTCAGGTCCCTGAGCTTGCCGAAGGGAACGGTGGTTCGGCGGGCTCACTAACCTTAGATCGCAAGAATAAGATTCAGCTCATGACCATCCATAACGCCAAGGGTCTGGAATTCCCCTACGTATTTGTGTGCGGCCTGAACGAGGGCTGTTTCCCGGTGAAGCGTGTGAAGAACAAGGTCCAGCTGGAAGAGGAACGCAGGCTAGCTTACGTGGCCTTGACCCGTGCGGAAAATGTTCTCTGCATGAGCGATTCCGAGGATAGCGCCGGCGGTGACGTGCAATGCCGTTATCCATCCCGATTCCTGCTGGAAATGAACATGGATGATCTGGATATTGTCCAGGGATTTAGCGACGAATGGTATCGGGCTGCCAAGCAGCATATTGCGGAAGTGGATCGCAATCGCGAGCTGGGAGAGGGCCTGAATCTAGATGATTCCGGAGTAGACGGAGTTTCCGGCAAGAAGGCTCCCGTGGCGAAGTTTGCCGAGGGGGACCGTGTGGTCCATAAAATTATGGGCGCCGGTACCATCGTTGGCATCGACGCCGAGAATTTCTATTACGAAATCAAGTTCGATAAGATTGCGACCCATAGGGCCATACAGTTTGATTATCCGCTAGAAGCTGAGTGATTAAAACGTAATAGCGGCAATGACGCCCATGAGAATACCTGCGTAGACGCCGCCTAACAGGTCATCAGCCATCACGCCCCAAGCGCCGGGGAAAGCTTCGAACTTGTGGATGCCCAGAGGCTTCAGAATGTCAAAGAAGCGGAATAGTCCAAATCCAATTGCCAACAGCCAGGGGGCTGCCAGAAGGGCGGAACTGCTGACAAAGGCAAATGTCATAAAGATTCCGCACACTTCGTCAATGACAATCCAGCCCGGATCTTCCGTCTGGGTGTCGTTCATTGCTTTCTTTACGAAAGGTATTGCAGCAAAAAAGACGATGAGGGCGGCTGCGAGAAAAGCGAAATTGATGGTCAGGTTCCCGAGGGGAATGGAAATGTCCAAGCAGGGGCACTTGCTAAACAGCAATGCCATAGGGTAGGCGACGATGGCTGCAGCCAGGCTTCCCATGGTGCCGGGAGCCTTGGGACTCATGCCGGAGCCAAAGAAGGTACAAATCTGTGCGGAGATGAAATCTGTACCGCGCCACTGGTGAGGCACGCGCTTCTTGCCATATTTTTCTTTCAATTCTTCTTTATTCATATTCAATGTCATCCCCGGCTTGACCGGGGATCTAGCTATTCATCGTAAATTCCTGGTTCGCGCCAGTCTTCGTCACGCTTGCTGTTAAAACTCTTGTCGGAAACGCTTTCTGCCGGATGGGCGGGCCAGGGCGATTCAACCACCTCCTTGATTTGCGCGGCCTGGGCCTCGCGCTTCTTGTGCCAGGTGGCCAGCTGTTCCTTGAACGCTTCTCTCAGACGTTCCATGCCAATATTCTCTCGGGCACTGACCTGAATGGCTTCGGGATAATTTTCCGACAGTTCCTTTCGACGTTCTTCATCGCAGACTTCCACCTTGTTGAATACGCGGAGTCTAGGCGTTTCCGGACTGATGATCCCTTCCAGCGTCTTGTGGGTCACTTCCAGATGTTCCCTGTAGTCGGGTGCGCTACCGTCTACCACCTCAAGGATACAGTCGGCGTGGGCGGCTACCCCAAGGGTGCTCTTGAAGGTTTCGATTAAATTGTGAGGCAGCTTGCGGATAAATCCCACGGTGTCGGACAAAATGATGCTTTCTCCATCCAGGAACAGCTTGCGTGTGGTACTGTCCAAAGTGGCAAACAGCTTGTCTTCCACATAGACATCTGCGCCTGTCATACGGTTGGTAAGAGTGGACTTACCTGCGTTGGTGTAGCCGACGATACCCACATGGAAAATGTCACTGCGATTCTCTGCCTGGCTTTCTCGGGCGTCTTCAATTTTTTCCAGCTTCTTCTTCAGTTCCTGAATTCTTTTACGAATCAGTCGGCGGTCCGTTTCCAGCTGGGTTTCACCAGGACCTTTCGTTCCGATACCGCCGTTGTGCTGGCGGCAAAGGTGAGTCCACGCACCTGTTAGGCGGGGCATCATGTACTGCAACTGTGCCACTTCCACCATAAGGCGGCTTTCGGCAGTAACTGCATGCTTTGCAAAGATATCCAGAATAAGACCGGTACGGTCCAAAACTTTTATTCCGGGAAGTCGTGCTTCCAAGTTACGCACCTGGGAACCAGAAAGGTCATCGTCAAACACCACCATCTTGGCATCGTTTTCTTCCAGGGCAATCTTGACCTGGTTCACCTTGCCTTCACCAATCAGCGTTGCTGCGTTGAACTGCTGGACGCGCTGCAAAAAACTCTGGACGACTTCTGCACCGGCGGTTTCTGCAAGTCGGCCTAGTTCCGCCAGCTGTTCTGTGGCAAGCCAGGGGCGAACCTTGGGAGTTGCGATTCCGATCAGGATGCAACGTTCCTTTTCCACCTTATTTTCCTTCAGGCCTCTTTCCCCACGGGATTTGCGGGGCTTCTCGGATTCGGTAAATTCGTCGGCGTGCTCACTGTCGAGCCCACGGTTGAATTCCAGGGCGTTTCCACGATTTCGCTGGTTGTCTTGTCTGCGCACTCAGTAGTTCCTATTGGTTTTATACTGCACTAATATAGCATAGTGCGAGAAATTGTGGCGCCGCAATAATTATATTGTAGCCCATGGGAATGAAGTCTTTATGCTGTATATTAGTTCTTTTTTTGATGCTTCCGGTTCTTTCGTTCGGTGCTTCCAAGGCGGCCAAGAAAAACGAGGTGAAGGATCCGCGCGACAAGCAGGTTTATAGAACCGTTAAAATCGCAGGAAAGACCTGGCTTGGTGACAATCTGAACTATAACTCCGAAGGTAGTTTCTGCTTGAAAGATGATGACAACAATTGCGAAGCCTATGGCAGGCTGTACACTTGGGATGCCGCCCAGGTTGCGTGCCCCGCAGGTTTCCACCTGCCCTCTCACGACGATTTTGAATCACTCTGGACTGCTGCCGGTGCGGACTTCAACGCCGGTTATTTAGTCAAGACGACTTACGGCTGGAAAGGCAATACCAATGGCAACGATACGCTAAAGTTCAGCGCCATGGCCGCAGGCAACCGCTTTGACGATGGTACTTACGGTAACCTGGAAAAATTCGCCTTCTTCTGGACCTCCGACGATAAGCTGGAAGGAATCGGGGCGGGGAATGCTCGCGTGTGGTATCTGACCAACAAGTCCATGGCCTTCAGCTATACTAGCAAGCCTAAGGACTTTGGTTTTTCCGTCCGTTGCGTGAAATAACTATATTGGGAATTCATGAAAATTCGCTTGACCACAGAAACGAAAAACAGACTGAAGCGCTTCCGCAAGAATAAGCGTGCCTTCTGGTCCTTGATCGTCCTGGTGGTGGCTTACCTCCTTTCCTTGACCAGCCCCTGGACTGTAAACGACAAACCGCTTTACATGAGCTCCAACGGAAAGTCCTATTTCCCTGCCTTCGCCCGCTATAGCGAAAAGGATTTTGGTGGAACTTACGATACGGAACCGGATTATGCGCTCCTAATTGCAGAGGCTGATGAATGCCATGCGGATGGCTTTACCGGTTCCAACTGCGATGATATCTGGACCATCATGCCGCCAATTCCTCACGATCCTTTGAAGGCGGATTTGGATGATGATGGAACTCCGCCTTACGCTCCCAGCGGCAAGCACTGGCTGGGCACAGATAGCAATGGACGTGATGTTCTTTCCCGATTGATTCATGGCTTTAGAATTTGCATTAGCTTTAGTTTGCTGCTGACTTTGCTGGGAACGTTCCTAGGCATTGTCATTGGCGGTATTCAAGGCTACCTCGGGAAGTTCTGGGATACGGGTATGCAGCGTATGATTGAAATCTGGTCTTCGCTGCCTATGCTTTACGTGGTGATTCTCATCGGTAGTATTTACGGTCGCAGTTTCTGGCTTTTGATCCTCATTATGGCAGCCTTCAACTGGATTTCCCTCAGTTACTACATGCGTGGGGAATTCCTGAAGTTGCGTAATATGACTTACGTCCAGTCAGCCAAGGTGCTGGGACTTTCCCATCGTCATATTTTCTTTAAGGAAATTCTGCCCAACGCCATGACCCCGGTGGTGACCTTGTTCCCCTTTACCCTTATTGGCGGTATCGGTAGCTTGACTTCCCTGGACTTCTTGGGTTTTGGCCTGCAGCCTCCCACACCTAGTTGGGGCGAGCTTATGAGCCAGGGATTGAACAATCTTTACGCTCCCTGGATTTCTGTCAGCACGGTTCTTGCTCTTTTCGTGACTTTGCTCTTGACCACTTTCGTTGGGGAAGGCGTCCGCGATGCTATGGACCCCAAGTCCGGAGATCGATATGAGTAAAGTCCTTTCGGTAAAGAACTTGTCTGTTGCCTTTGGTTTTTCTAAGGGCAAGAAGGGTGCTTTCGTTTGCAAGGAAGGAACTCCCTTGCAGGTGACGGATCGTGTCAGCTTCGATATCCACAAGGGTGAATTCTTTGCCCTGGTAGGGGAGTCCGGTTGCGGCAAGAGCGTGACCGCCATGAGCATCCTGCGCTTGCTCCCGCAGCCCAGCGCCCAGATTGTGGACGGCGAAGTCCTGTTTAACGCAGATGTCATCCCGAGCGAATCCTCTCATGTTATCCCGAGCGAATCCTCTCATGTCATCCCGAGCGAAGCCGAGGGATCTGTTGACCTTGCGAAGCTTCCTCTTACAGAATTACAGAGAATCCGCGGGTCCGAAATTGCCTGTATTTTCCAGGAACCCATGCAGGCTTTGAATCCTGTTCTATCCATCAAGAAGCAGCTGTTGGAAGTCTGCAAATCTCTCGATACCATTCGAGAACAGTTGAAGTCTGCAGGCTTTACCGATTCGGAACGTGTGCTGGATTCCTATCCTCACGAGCTTTCCGGTGGCATGCTCCAGCGTGTGTGTATCGTCATGGCGCTGCTGGCTAATCCCAAACTGATTATCGCCGATGAACCGACCACTGCGTTGGATGTGACGGTCCAAGCTCAAGTTCTTGCCGTTCTGAAGGAGATGGCCTCCAGGTCCGGTACCGCAGTTCTTCTCATTACTCATAACATGGGTATCGTCTC
This window contains:
- a CDS encoding ATP-dependent helicase — encoded protein: MNKLDAEQREAVENTEGFVRVIAGAGSGKTRTLTQRYLYLAKELGISPSNILCVTFTNKAAGEMKSRIRTMLKGDDSGYISTFHGFCVQFLREDIHVLNYPKEFMILDEDDQKALLKKSYAELGLHLNDLKISSVMDFIGGRKANETDYVSLFAEKNGEDLLELIESAPDKWHKVYYRYLYEQRKNFALDFDDLILVTLYILKRFPEKLEKWSKRMMYIMVDEFQDIDGQQYQLAELLSSYHKNLFVVGDPDQTIYTWRGADVNRILDFDRHHEGCKTILLQNNYRSTPSILKVPDSVIKNNEFRIEKVLRPMRSGGKTPVFYHAKNTRKEAEWIVERIQQAVENGVDYKDIAVLYRMHSQSRSVEEALMSKEIPYKVYSGIGFYQRQEVKDVLCYLRILVYGDDLSFMRVVNTPKRMFGPKKQAILQNYAASRGLNLYDALLEIYVAAAAEDAAVENETVKPDLDCSAFMSRTKVGEFVQLIEKYRSAYKDMAVSDVLTKMLRESGYEEMLRLDGDDDRLSNLAELKQGVMEFEKNFEEDATLDEYLQNIVLFTNADVDSQVPELAEGNGGSAGSLTLDRKNKIQLMTIHNAKGLEFPYVFVCGLNEGCFPVKRVKNKVQLEEERRLAYVALTRAENVLCMSDSEDSAGGDVQCRYPSRFLLEMNMDDLDIVQGFSDEWYRAAKQHIAEVDRNRELGEGLNLDDSGVDGVSGKKAPVAKFAEGDRVVHKIMGAGTIVGIDAENFYYEIKFDKIATHRAIQFDYPLEAE
- a CDS encoding phosphatidylglycerophosphatase A; the protein is MNKEELKEKYGKKRVPHQWRGTDFISAQICTFFGSGMSPKAPGTMGSLAAAIVAYPMALLFSKCPCLDISIPLGNLTINFAFLAAALIVFFAAIPFVKKAMNDTQTEDPGWIVIDEVCGIFMTFAFVSSSALLAAPWLLAIGFGLFRFFDILKPLGIHKFEAFPGAWGVMADDLLGGVYAGILMGVIAAITF
- the hflX gene encoding GTPase HflX codes for the protein MRRQDNQRNRGNALEFNRGLDSEHADEFTESEKPRKSRGERGLKENKVEKERCILIGIATPKVRPWLATEQLAELGRLAETAGAEVVQSFLQRVQQFNAATLIGEGKVNQVKIALEENDAKMVVFDDDLSGSQVRNLEARLPGIKVLDRTGLILDIFAKHAVTAESRLMVEVAQLQYMMPRLTGAWTHLCRQHNGGIGTKGPGETQLETDRRLIRKRIQELKKKLEKIEDARESQAENRSDIFHVGIVGYTNAGKSTLTNRMTGADVYVEDKLFATLDSTTRKLFLDGESIILSDTVGFIRKLPHNLIETFKSTLGVAAHADCILEVVDGSAPDYREHLEVTHKTLEGIISPETPRLRVFNKVEVCDEERRKELSENYPEAIQVSARENIGMERLREAFKEQLATWHKKREAQAAQIKEVVESPWPAHPAESVSDKSFNSKRDEDWREPGIYDE
- a CDS encoding fibrobacter succinogenes major paralogous domain-containing protein, with product MLPVLSFGASKAAKKNEVKDPRDKQVYRTVKIAGKTWLGDNLNYNSEGSFCLKDDDNNCEAYGRLYTWDAAQVACPAGFHLPSHDDFESLWTAAGADFNAGYLVKTTYGWKGNTNGNDTLKFSAMAAGNRFDDGTYGNLEKFAFFWTSDDKLEGIGAGNARVWYLTNKSMAFSYTSKPKDFGFSVRCVK
- a CDS encoding ABC transporter permease, with amino-acid sequence MKIRLTTETKNRLKRFRKNKRAFWSLIVLVVAYLLSLTSPWTVNDKPLYMSSNGKSYFPAFARYSEKDFGGTYDTEPDYALLIAEADECHADGFTGSNCDDIWTIMPPIPHDPLKADLDDDGTPPYAPSGKHWLGTDSNGRDVLSRLIHGFRICISFSLLLTLLGTFLGIVIGGIQGYLGKFWDTGMQRMIEIWSSLPMLYVVILIGSIYGRSFWLLILIMAAFNWISLSYYMRGEFLKLRNMTYVQSAKVLGLSHRHIFFKEILPNAMTPVVTLFPFTLIGGIGSLTSLDFLGFGLQPPTPSWGELMSQGLNNLYAPWISVSTVLALFVTLLLTTFVGEGVRDAMDPKSGDRYE
- a CDS encoding ABC transporter ATP-binding protein, producing MSKVLSVKNLSVAFGFSKGKKGAFVCKEGTPLQVTDRVSFDIHKGEFFALVGESGCGKSVTAMSILRLLPQPSAQIVDGEVLFNADVIPSESSHVIPSESSHVIPSEAEGSVDLAKLPLTELQRIRGSEIACIFQEPMQALNPVLSIKKQLLEVCKSLDTIREQLKSAGFTDSERVLDSYPHELSGGMLQRVCIVMALLANPKLIIADEPTTALDVTVQAQVLAVLKEMASRSGTAVLLITHNMGIVSQYADRVAVMYAGRIVEMGGVDDVINDPLHPYTRGLLAAIPESHSQMKNLKSIPGSVPHPRDFVSGCRFADRCERCMQGSPELQAKCRSTELPPKAEKDGHCAFCFNP